Proteins from one Palaemon carinicauda isolate YSFRI2023 chromosome 44, ASM3689809v2, whole genome shotgun sequence genomic window:
- the LOC137634391 gene encoding early endosome antigen 1-like produces the protein MRKFWAKEEKSEALEPVLDQEEINSISEEIEAVLSGTDPSLSREEEQLLLPGRRGSVVSKRDVQDQVGAEQLTSNRDVDVQVETQQLISNRDVDVQVETEPVSKSDVIVQTDGDSETEDLKRKNETMAKELANKQTVIEADYYQSILELKAELKMAQQKNDAHIQMQSELMGEKEALKRELEGKVTLVEENTVKMVQLNEELEKAKKEIEAHDELKSILLAENEDLQKSNEERSFLNEELALEKIKLEKELMEGRSNDQKRSQGQQRLVEELQGEISKALVQNRELKEAVFTITKKTEGLREQLENKVKREKNLNGKIVRMTNTEDQMKKELSAAKDVISSLKKELQKRDLEKDKKEGGMGDEGSQGKEECGLYKTSVVGGCETPVEDDKKVVVVKEEKQGGGEGPTRKLLIRKPKKKPKRDKASYSWAPLGPIVPFLETDENKVHNERTEENIQNN, from the coding sequence atgaggaaattctgggccaaggaggaaaagagtgaggcactcgagcctgtcttggaccaggaggaaatcaACAGTATTTCTGAGGAGATtgaagctgtcctcagtgggacggatccttcgctttccagggaggaggaacagctgctgctgccaggacGCAGAGGGAGTGTTGTCTCTAAAAGAGATGTACAAGATCAAGTAGGAGCTGAACAGcttacctctaacagagatgtagacgTTCAGGTAGAGACTCAACAgcttatctctaacagagatgtagacgTTCAGGTAGAGACTGAACCAGTCTCTAAATCAGATGTAATAGTTCAGACTGATGGAGACAGTGAGACTGAAGATCTCAAGCGAAAGAATGAGACCATGgctaaggaacttgccaataaacaaACTGTGATTGAAGCtgattactatcaatcaattctagagttgaaagcggaactgaaaatggctcagcagaaaaatgatgcccatattcagatgcaatcagaacttatgggagagaaggaagctctgaaacgagagcttgaaggtaaagtgactTTGGTTGAAGAAAATACAGTGAAAATGgtccagttgaatgaggaactggaaaaggccaagaaggaaatcgaggctcatgacgaactgaaatcgatccttctggcagagaatgaagatctcCAGAAATCCAATGAAGAACGAAGCTTCCTTAATGAAGAATTAGCTCTAgagaaaatcaaactagaaaaagagctgatggagggtcgttctaatgatcagaaaagaagccaaggacaaCAACGTCTAGTAGAAGAACTGCAgggggagatttctaaagctctagtgcagaatcgtgagctaaaggaggcagtgttcacaataacaaagaagaccgaaggtcttcgtgaacaactggagaacaaagtgaaacgagagaagaacctgaatggaaagattgttcgaatgacAAACACAGAGGATCAAATGAAGAAAGAGTTATCtgcagcgaaggatgtcatctcttcactgaagaaggaacttcagaagagagatttggaaaaggatAAAAAGGAAGGTGGAATGGGTGACGAGGGTTCACAAGGAAAGGAAGAATGCGGACTTTATAAAACTTCAGTCGTAGGAGGTTGTGAAACTCCAGTAGAAGATGACAAGAAAgtagtcgttgtgaaggaagaaaaacaaggaggaggagaaggacccacaagaaaacttttgataaggaaaccaaagaagaaaccaaaacgggacaaggcctcttactcttgggccccccttggaCCCATAGTCCCATTTCTGGAAACagacgaaaataaggttcataacgaacgaactgaggagaatatccaaaataattaa
- the LOC137634392 gene encoding uncharacterized protein, with product MPGLTAKGAVDVQVETQQPTSNRDVDVQVETQQPTSNRDVDVQVATQQPTSNRDVDVQVETQQPTSNRDVDVQVEIQQPTSNRDVDVQVETQQPTSNRDVDVQVETQQPTSNRDVDVQVETQQLTSNRAVDVQVETIDKV from the exons atgccaggcttaactgccaaggg GGCTGTAGACGTTCAGGTAGAGACTCAACAGCCTACCTCTAACCGAGATGTAGACGTTCAGGTAGAGACTCAACAGCCTACCTCTAACCGAGATGTAGACGTTCAGGTAGCGACTCAACAGCCtacctctaacagagatgtagacgTTCAGGTAGAGACTCAACAGCCTACCTCAAACAGAGATGTAGACGTTCAGGTAGAGATTCAACAGCCtacctctaacagagatgtagacgTTCAGGTAGAGACTCAACAGCCtacctctaacagagatgtagacgTTCAGGTAGAGACTCAACAGCCtacctctaacagagatgtagacgTTCAGGTAGAGACTCAACAGCTTACCTCTAACAGGGCTGTAGACGTTCAGGTAGAGACTATCGATAAAGTTTAA